The genome window CTGTAAGGGATGTCAACATATGTCGAAGAGAACTCTCTTCGGTGGCAATTTCTTGCAGTGCCTTCGTTGCTTCATTGAACTCGATGGTTAAAACCTTTACCTTTTCCATTTCGAAGGCATGGGCCTTTTTCATCTCTTCTTGTAAAAGTTCAATCTCTGCTGATGTTTCTGCGAGCTTCGCCTCAAGATTCTTTGTGAGCTCAGGATCATATTCTTTCTTCAAAATCTCCAAGTTCTTTTCTGCTTCTGCCGTGGCAGCCTTACAAAAATGTATGCGAGCATCTTTTTCTTCCACTAAATTTTCCTGCTGTTCTTGAATTTGTGCAGAAGCAATCTTCAGTTGTTGAGCTGATTCCCGCATAGCTCCAATTTCCTTCGAAAGCTCACTAACCCTTTCTTTGTTCATATTTGCCGAACGCTGAGTTTCTGCTGCCTGCTGGAACGAAGATGATTTTGACTCCAATGCTGCATCAAAATCCTGTCGGATCTTGTTGATTTGTTGCTTTGCAGCATTAAGTTCACGAGCAGCCATCTTGTACTGTTGTCTTGCCTCATCCAATTCCCGTTTTCGAGCTGCATTCCCCACGAGTTGTTGGGATTTTGCTTCTTCAAGTCGCCTAGCCTTTTCTTTTACCGCTTCTGCAGTTTCTATTGCTGATTTCTTGGACTCATCTACAGCTTTGAGCTTGGTGGTTAAATCATTCAATGTTCTCTTCGCCTTTTGAAGTTCAGAATTCGCTCGAGCTTTTGTAGTTTCGGCACTCTGCAGCACCCTCTTGAACCTGTTTACTTCTCTTTGAGCCAGTAGAAGTTGTGTCTCCTTGTCAATCACATTCTAGAAAACCAAAGGTTTAATTTTACATTCAATCACaaatttgaaccttttcttcaCCACCTTGACCAAACTCAtacaccacacacacacaccctaAAGCTTGGAGATTTTCAAAAACATCCCAATATTATACCATGACATTATATGTTCTCCATTGATCAAAACATACCCTAAAACTTgtacaaagaaaatatgaaaattttatcCATCAAGATATCAACAAGGAATCATCTTCAATTGCATTGCAAAACTTGGCATTGGATTTTACCTCTGAAGAAAGCCTTGATCTCCTGACAGCAGGTTTCCCTTTGAGAGCTACTTCTCCAAATAAACTAACCGCAGCTTTGACAGATTGAAATGGCTTCTTGGTGTCAATCTCTCCCACCTCTGCCCTTGGTGATGCTGAACCTTTTTGTTGATCTGCTCCCCTGATGTTTACcatctttttgcttcaaaatttGTCCTTCAAAACTTATCTGCATGATCAACCAAAGCTCATCATATCATTTGCAAATCAAGActttaatgac of Populus trichocarpa isolate Nisqually-1 chromosome 16, P.trichocarpa_v4.1, whole genome shotgun sequence contains these proteins:
- the LOC7474075 gene encoding WEB family protein At1g12150: MVNIRGADQQKGSASPRAEVGEIDTKKPFQSVKAAVSLFGEVALKGKPAVRRSRLSSENVIDKETQLLLAQREVNRFKRVLQSAETTKARANSELQKAKRTLNDLTTKLKAVDESKKSAIETAEAVKEKARRLEEAKSQQLVGNAARKRELDEARQQYKMAARELNAAKQQINKIRQDFDAALESKSSSFQQAAETQRSANMNKERVSELSKEIGAMRESAQQLKIASAQIQEQQENLVEEKDARIHFCKAATAEAEKNLEILKKEYDPELTKNLEAKLAETSAEIELLQEEMKKAHAFEMEKVKVLTIEFNEATKALQEIATEESSLRHMLTSLTAELENVKTEKIELLEKEIEKEYAAMEKETESARREAEELKKKAEEMRKNAEELKEETKNARLLAQDVEGKLELALKEAKEAKEAEKKAHEDMKTLSERESIQDQDFGNKIKLAPEEFGSLKKKEEESGNIADTKVADAMAQIEVVKARNKEAEKKLEANLKAIEEIKEATDMALRSADMSEAAEKTLETQLQRWREQSQTMVVA